TTATGCAATCTCTGTAGAAGAATTACCCGCTTCTATCGCTGTCGTCTTGCTCTTTCAATTTACATGGATTGGCGTAGTCATTGAAGCAATCGCGAATAGAACATTCCCAAGCCCTGAGAAAGTAATTTCTATTATTATTTTATTTACCGGTACACTGTTTGCTGGAGGGGTATTTGAAGGTTTTGGACAAAATTTTTCTACGAAAGGTATTATCTTCGGACTATTAGCTGCTATCTCTTTTTCGTTCTATGTTTTTGCAAATGGGCGCGTCGCTACAGATGTACCACCTTATACGAAAAGCTTTCTCATGACAACAAGTGCAACTCTTATTGTATGTTTATTCTTCCCGCCAACCTTTTTGACAGACGGTGCTTTACAAGCGGGATTGTGGAAATATGCTTTCTTCCTTGGCTTCTTCGGTGTTGTTGTACCTGTCATTTGCTTCTCAATTGGTGTACCAAAAGTAGGGACAGGACTTGGTACAATATTAGGTGCCGCTGAATTACCAACAGCGATCATCGCTTCCATTACACTCGTTCACGAAGTCGTATCACCCATGCAATGGCTCGGGATCGCTTTTATATTACTCGGTATTTTCACGCCGCAACTGCTTACTGCTAGGAAAGAAAAAAAATATAATGCAATGCATAGAGCGTGAAGAAAGTCGCACTGCATAATAAAAAGACCTTTCACTTATTTGAAAGGTCTTTTTATTATGCTCAATTCAACGCTCCGTACAGTTTCTCTACCTCACGCTCAATTTGTTTTACATCAATTCTCTCAAATAGCGGCTGCACATTATCAATTCGTTTTGGCAACGTATTTTGAGGCTTCCAATTCGTTTTAGCAATCGACAATGTATTTCTAACTCTTTCACTTGCAAACGGTAAAAACGGTTCCAGAAGCTGCGCGAAATTAGCAATAAGATAAACACAATTATAAATTGTTTCCCCACATAGAATAGGCTCTTCTTTCCTCTGTTTCCACGGCTCTTTTTCATCAAAATATTTATTTGCAAAACGCACTGTTTCGAAGATCGTTTCTAATGCTAATTTAAACCTCTTCTGTTCAATTACCTCTCCTATCCTTCTATATAACCCTTCTACCCTCTCTTTCAGCTCTATATCGATATTTCCATTTGGTACGCTAACGTCATAATACTTTTCAACGCTTTTATGTATAACACGTATTTCACGACCAAAATACAGAAAAATCAAACTTTTATTTAGAGAAAAAAGGAAATCTCCTTTTCCTCCCGAATATGTATATGTTCACAAAAGGAGTGATGAGATTGAATCAAAAACAACTAAGTACTATTAATGAAAAAAGCTGGAATGCAGCTGCCTATGAAGCTTGGACGAATCGCCACGGTACACCGAAAGAATACGCCAAAAAGCTTGTGCAAGATCCTACTCATGAGGTCGCCTACTATTTACCTTACATACAATCTCCAAAAGGAAAACGTATTATTAATTTACTTGGATCAAAAGGAAACAAAGCTGTTGCATTCGCCCTTTTAGGAGCAGACGTAACGGTTATAGATATTTCAGAAAGCAATGCAAAGTATGCAAATGAACTTGCAGAAGCCGCTGAAGTTTCTATCGATTATATCGTTTCCGATGTACTAGATATAACCCTATCTAAATCATTCGATATCGTATTACTAGAACTAGGCGTACTCCACTACTTTTTAGATTTAAAACCACTCTTTAAAAAAATCTCTCAATTATTAAAAAAGGACGGGACGTTTATCCTTCGTGATTACCATCCAATATATACAAAATTATTAGGAGTAGATCATCCGATGTTTCAAGCAAACGGAAATTATTTCAATAAAGAACTTATTGAAGATAATGTAGCATATAGCATTCTCCTTAATGAGTCAGAGCAAAAATCTCTACCGAAAACAAGAATTCGCCGCTGGACGTTAGGAGAAATTATTACTGAAATTGCAGAGGCTGATTTCAAAATTGAAAAGCTTATTGAAGAACAAGGCCCCCATCAAAAATGGGTCTTCTCCCATGCTGCACAAGAAGGAATCGAGGAACGTATACCAGGACTATATACATTAATTGCGAAGACAGCATGCAAAAAAGGATCCCTTCACGGATAGGATCCTTTTTTGCATGCTTACGCATATAAGTTGAGGTTGGAGATTACCATAATTCTGTAGAATAGGACACAAGATATTTCAACATTTTGTCTCTGACTTACGCAGTCAAAAAGGGGTATGACCAACATAACGAAGAGCAATGTTTCGATTGATATTGATAATCGTTATCAACTAATTAGAAGTATACATGATGTTTTCTAGAAATACAATAGTATTTTATATTTTTTTATCATTCTTAGCCAAGAAGACTCCTTCCTCAATTTGTGTGAAGGTGTATAGCACCAACAAATAAGTGGGAGATGAATTGGCTTTTTGCATAGCAAAACATATTTATCTGTCGTATCATTTCTTTGTACAGATAGCTCATCGAAAACTGAAGATATGAGGTTGTTGTAGGAAGTCTACAATGCAAAATCCTAAGCGTCATTCACACCAAGTAGAGCGAAAAACAAGCCAATTAGGAGGCGTAGGAATCCCCCACTTTCAGCGTAGCTAAGTGGCGGGTAGTTCAAGACCATCTCTTTATCCCAAAAGAATATTCAACCAAAATACAGCTTATGTCTTCCTCTCACGTCAACTGTCTGCTATAATTCCTAATGGAAAGAAGAGCGCTTTATTCCAAAATAACCGGAGTAAAGCTTTCTTTTAAATATTTATATCCATTTATTTTAATTAAACAATTAAAAGGGGGCTTTTTTATATGAAGTTTATCAGCATTAGAAAAAAATTAATGTTTATGACGGGAATAATTTGTACTTTATTTGGCATTGCATTCACTCTTATTCTATTCTTTACTACAGATCTATCACGTAAAGCCAACGTATTACAAAGCGATATTTCTCCTCTCGCAACAGAATTAAAAGAACTTGGAGATGCTTATCAAGTACAACTTTCCGCTTTAAGAGGTTATTTACTGCAACATGATCAAGTAGAATTAGATAAATTTCAGGAAATGAGTAAACTGCTTGAGGATAAGAAAAATCACCTTCTTTCTCACACTAATGTTTCTCAGCAAGTAAAAGATACGATACAGCTAGGAACTACTTGGCGAGAATTTATTGATAGTAAAGTCGTTTCTCTTACGAAAGAGCAGAGATGGGAAGAAGCATTTCAGTTAGTTTCCAAAGAAAACGAAACCGTTTATAAAGTAATTGGTGATTTTACAAAATACAGCAATGAACACTCCAATTTACGTGATCAATCTATTGAAACAATTGATCAATTATCTACAGCAATTAAATACATTGTTCTCTTCTCTCTTATCATATGTATTTCCCTTGCTGTCATTCTTGCACGGTCGTTCTCTAATAAGCTCGTTAAACCAATTCATCAAATCGATACAAAGTTAAAAGAATTAGCTTCGCAAGATGGTGATTTAACAGCCCGCCTACATGTAAACAGCAACGATGAAATGGGGAAAATAGCCACTTCTTTTAATAAAATGTTAGAAAACTTACAACACATTATTTATCGTGTTCAAAATATATCTGTTGAAGTACAAAATGCTTCTGAAAATATGTTTGAAAAAACAACTATATCTCTTGCTGCAACGATACAAGTTCAAAATTCAATGTCTAATTTAGAAACAAATATGCAATCTCAAACATCTAATATGGAAGAAAGCGCAACAACAATGGAAGATATGACCATTAATGTTCAGCGTATTGCAGAATCAGCTTCTTCTGTAGCAGAACTAGCTGTCACTACTTCTGAATACGCCAATGAAGGTAGCGCGGTCATTCAAAAATCTATTACGCAGATGGCCACTATTAACGAAGCTATTAATGCTACTTCACAAGTAGTGGAACGTCTAATTACACATACGAAACATATAGATACAGCAGTACAATCCATCTCTAATATCGCTGAGCAAACAAATTTACTCGCTTTAAATGCTTCAATTGAAGCTGCTCGTGCTGGAGAACAAGGAAAAGGCTTTGCAGTTGTAGCAGATGAAGTACGTAAGTTAGCAGAACAATCGAAAACAGCCGCTACTGATATTAACCAACTGCTACACCAAATTCAAAATGATACAGAAACAGCCGATTCTATGATGTCTCAAGGACGAGCTGAATCGTCTGAAGGTATTAATGTAATTCGTGAAGCTGGCACTTCCTTCACAACAATTGTAGGACAAGTGCATAAAGTTTCTACACAAATACAAGAAATTTCTGCAACAGCTGAAGAAATGGCTTCCAGTGCTGAGGAAATTCATGCATCTCTTAATACAATTACTTCCATCGCTAATAAAGTATCAGCTGAAACCGCTACAACAGCCCAATCAGCTGAACAAAAAGTTATTATTATGAATGAAATGTCTACAACGGCAAAACAAATGAAACAAACAGTAGAAGACTTACATACACTCGTATCTCATTTTAAAACAGAATAATGATGGCGAAAGGCCTTCAAAAAAACACTGTGAGCTATTTCACTGCATATTTTTCCTATTTCCTTTATAATGAGAATCGATATCATTAATGTTAGGGGTGTTGTGCATGTCACAGCAAGCATTTGAAG
The DNA window shown above is from Bacillus clarus and carries:
- a CDS encoding EamA family transporter, with product MEKFKFSLLVLFGACSYGVLSTIFKLGFMNGFSAHQLLGGQYVFGWIGLLLLVLFFSRHKVSKKQLFSLLIVGTTMSMTGIFYAISVEELPASIAVVLLFQFTWIGVVIEAIANRTFPSPEKVISIIILFTGTLFAGGVFEGFGQNFSTKGIIFGLLAAISFSFYVFANGRVATDVPPYTKSFLMTTSATLIVCLFFPPTFLTDGALQAGLWKYAFFLGFFGVVVPVICFSIGVPKVGTGLGTILGAAELPTAIIASITLVHEVVSPMQWLGIAFILLGIFTPQLLTARKEKKYNAMHRA
- a CDS encoding class I SAM-dependent methyltransferase, with protein sequence MNQKQLSTINEKSWNAAAYEAWTNRHGTPKEYAKKLVQDPTHEVAYYLPYIQSPKGKRIINLLGSKGNKAVAFALLGADVTVIDISESNAKYANELAEAAEVSIDYIVSDVLDITLSKSFDIVLLELGVLHYFLDLKPLFKKISQLLKKDGTFILRDYHPIYTKLLGVDHPMFQANGNYFNKELIEDNVAYSILLNESEQKSLPKTRIRRWTLGEIITEIAEADFKIEKLIEEQGPHQKWVFSHAAQEGIEERIPGLYTLIAKTACKKGSLHG
- a CDS encoding methyl-accepting chemotaxis protein; this encodes MKFISIRKKLMFMTGIICTLFGIAFTLILFFTTDLSRKANVLQSDISPLATELKELGDAYQVQLSALRGYLLQHDQVELDKFQEMSKLLEDKKNHLLSHTNVSQQVKDTIQLGTTWREFIDSKVVSLTKEQRWEEAFQLVSKENETVYKVIGDFTKYSNEHSNLRDQSIETIDQLSTAIKYIVLFSLIICISLAVILARSFSNKLVKPIHQIDTKLKELASQDGDLTARLHVNSNDEMGKIATSFNKMLENLQHIIYRVQNISVEVQNASENMFEKTTISLAATIQVQNSMSNLETNMQSQTSNMEESATTMEDMTINVQRIAESASSVAELAVTTSEYANEGSAVIQKSITQMATINEAINATSQVVERLITHTKHIDTAVQSISNIAEQTNLLALNASIEAARAGEQGKGFAVVADEVRKLAEQSKTAATDINQLLHQIQNDTETADSMMSQGRAESSEGINVIREAGTSFTTIVGQVHKVSTQIQEISATAEEMASSAEEIHASLNTITSIANKVSAETATTAQSAEQKVIIMNEMSTTAKQMKQTVEDLHTLVSHFKTE